In Oryzias latipes chromosome 10, ASM223467v1, the genomic window CGCGGTGATCGGGGGATCCGGCTTCTTGGGCAGACACCTGGTGGAGAAGCTGCTGGAGCGGGGCTACTCTGTCTCTGTGTTTGACATCCGGCAGAGCTACGAGCTGCCAGGCGTCACCTTTCACCAAGGAGACCTCTGCGACAAGCAGGTGGGACCACGACCTCCGTCACTCACGGCTCTGTGGCGTTCAGGGAACCGGAAGttcaaagttgttgttttttttgtcatacacATGTCCACATGAATAGGAAAGAATTAacgatgaaaaaataaaatgaaatacataaaaattgaGAATTGTTGCCTAATACAAATGTCATTAAGATATGGATTGTCACACAACATGTTATCTTCAATGAAAGTGGAcagttttcttccatttttgttattcacaaactttattaatcttaaAATATAAACGGATCTCTTCTTTATGAATTGTATTAAATAATAGTTTGATTTTTAAGAATCTGCTCTTGTGAATGAAACGTTTTTAAGatattaataaaatatcaaatgccaaatcaaataatttatcACCAGAAACCACTCCAAAAAATACTGTGTTTAAGTCATTGGATAAGAATAGGAAACTTTGATcagcaccaacaaaaaaaatcctcccaaaTGGAAGTTGAAAGTGTCCCTGCCACAGCAAAAGCACATCTATAACTTGATGAACTTATCTTTATTATGACTGGAGATATAGCTGAAAGCATACACCCCACACACCAGACGGACAAAATCCAGTGTTTACTGTATGTTTTAAAGGCCCGCTCCAACTATATTCATATCTATTCTAACGTGTCCCCACTACATTCATtttgattatgccgttttttggggggctatttttttaagaaatattttttgcaaagcagcaagagttcatcagaatctttatattactttttattttcaaaattcaaaattacacagcattttttccatttggaacagtcacatccaaaaacatgacacAGTGCAGCATTTGACaaatagaaaaactaaaacaaagtctaagcagcagataaaaacaatattaagtAATATAATAgagtattaaaataaataaaacagacataTAATGCCAAAACTAAAAGTACCAATAagcaaaaattattaaaataaaataaaaagaaacaaatgcatTCATCCAGATAAACAGTTCAAGAGTTTTATTACcatctttttatgtattttatgggAGGGTTTTATAAAAAAGCAGGAGATCAGTTTTGAAATACATCAAATTTATGactaaaaaataaacctaaaataaaaaaaacgggaTCTAAAGTGAAAAGTGTCTAttttctgaaaaagtttgtgacAGACTGTTGGCGTGGGAGTAACCCTCcgctgatttcccatcatccctttgtttacactctttcccgctagcttacagctcctcacacccccaacctaacattactggtaaaacaaaaacggcgagcgaTATCAGAGCTACCCAGCTCTACTGTTTTCCTCCAGATGTCAACCCGCACAAGGAAAGTtgagatgtacatggatctatttgtctgcaagcggatgAATCAGAGTGGAGCGGAGTCATGAGACTTTGTCCCGCCCACTTCAGTTGCTGCACCACAAAtctgatctttttgaaactgcGGGTCTTTATCTGCTCCGGATCCATCACGATTTGAttaaatactcagagatgcagtttgaatcttaaatattttatataccggtacgtcctccatcatgagaaaaatgctgcaagaacatgttaaaaacaccaaaaacactttaaCTTACACATtatcattttccttttctttttggtaACATCCACCTcccttattttttgttgttgtttctattTTTCCTCCAGGCTTTGCTGTCAGCTCTGCAGGATGTGTCACTAGTCTTTCACTGCGCCTCCCCAGCTCCTGGAAGCGATGACCGCAAGTTATTTGAAAGGGTCAACGTCGTGGGAACGCAAACGGTTATCCAAGCATGCATCGAGGCTGGGGTGCAGGTAATCTGAGTTTCCTCGCCGTTTTCAGAGGTTTTTGCCTTAGTTTTGGTCCTGGTGGTGATGTTGTGATGCTGTCATTGCTGCCAGAAACTGGTTTTGACCAGCAGTGCCAGTGTGGTGTATGAAGGGACGGATATTAAGAATGGAAAGGAAGATCTGCCGTACGCCAAGAAGCCTATTGATTATTACACGCAGACCAAAATTGAGCAGGAGAAGGTGAGGCAATAATACCCAGACAATTTCCTTTGAAAAATTAGGTGGCAAATATGTCAAATAATTAGTCTTAACCCCTTCTGTTGACCAATATCCCAATGAAAACTCCCAAGTAAAAAGATCAAAGTCTAATGATAACAAAAATGTGTGTTGTAGTTGGTTCTTGGGGCGTGCAACAAGCAGAAAGGTTTCCTCACAGTTGCTATCCGACCTCATGGCATTTTCGGCCCACGGGACCCACAGCTGGTTCCTATCCTAGTAGACACAGCTCGGCGGGGAAAAATGAAGTTTATTATTGGGTAAGACCTCAGTAATCTTTGACCTCAACAAGAtgcttttatgtgtttttttgcatttaaaaaaacccttaaatctgaaaaaacaaaacttcctgttcagtttctgctgttttggtagtttttggtttcatttatcTTATGGTGCTTGATACTTGAAGGAAAGTGGAGTTGTAGGGACCATTTCAGTTGATTTTAAAAtccttaaataaaaatttagtTCAATTTCTTTGCTTAAAtggaaaactcttttttttctctctttttttttaataaatcaatcCATCTGCAAatcattcctgtttttttctggtagAGTCTTTCCTTAAATTTGACTGTGTGTTCTGCAGCAATGGGGCCAATCTGGTAGATTTCACATATGTGGAGAATGTCGTTCATGGACACATCCTGGCTGCTGAGCATCTGAGACCAGACTCTCCCATCTGTGGGAAGgtgagtaagaaaaaaaaaaagtatggttCTTCTTTTCTCTAGATGAGctagatcttttattttgtgattccCCATGTAGGCGTATCACATCACCAATGATGAGCCAATTCCCTTTTGGGACTTCATGTCGGAGGTTTTGGTGGGTCTGGGATACGCAGCGCCGCGCTTTCACCTCCCTTACCGCCTGGTTTACGGACTGGCCCTTCTCCTCTGGCTGCTGAGCGTGCTCCTGCGTCCTTTTGTTGCCTTCAAACCAACATTCACACCCATGAGAGTGGCTTTGGCCGGAACCTTCCACTACTACAGCTGCCAACGGGCCAAAGAGCACCTGGGCTACAAACCAGTGGTCAGCTTGAAGGAGGGGATCGCATGCACAGTTCAGAGCTACCCCCACCTCAAAAGTGGCGCTTGATTATCAAACAAAATTTCTGTTTATACATCAGTGTCAACAACTTGGCCAGATTGTTCTGAATGGACTCAAATTTGTGTAAATCCACACCTTTCTTGGTGTTTTGGCTCACATAGCTGTTATATCTAATTTCcaccagcagatggcagcaaatAGTTGCTTTTGAAGATTATTGGCTGTCCTGCCACCTGTTTATATAGATATACAATAGAGATGATTCTGCCACACAGCCTTAATACACCTCAATCCTGATATATGTGTAAAAGCAGTGATTTCATGTACAGATCATTTAAACAGATTTCAGAAATGTAAGTACAAAATGTGTAAAACTGTGATCTCAGATTTATTTCAGAATGATAAAAACAACCTTGCTGTACCACCACATTTGAGTGTTTCACATTATTGAAGCATCAGAATGCTGAACGTCTTGCTAATAGATCATAACCTTCTTCCTTATTCCTAAGTAAAACACTAATtacttaaaaatgcaaagaatgtGACTTtgctccatttttgttttagagGACCTCATACGTCATGTGAATCCTGGCTGACGTGATTCGTGTAATCCCAAGATAAAAGGAGGATTTTTGCACTATGAGGACAAGGGGACAATGGGTTATCAGGAAGTCTATGCTAATTTGTCCATAAATGTATGTACTTGGGGATAATTAACGGAGAAAAATGTGTCGgcctgttttctgtttgtttaaagaAGTATTGATGGGTTTAGGAACATATAGGACAGAAGTAAAAAGTTTAGGATATATTACTAGCAATAACACTTGTCATTTGGATTATACAAAAACAGgtaaattgttttcttctttttagaatgCTCACTCAtcccctaaaaaaacaaacctattttgacatgttttgatcAGATAAAGTCAGAATCCAGAGGCAGCACAGAATCTGGCGGTATCTATGATAGATGTATTTACTACAGTGGCTGGTCCTTTCAGAATTTTTGCCATTCCTCGCTTTGGTGTGGTGACAATAAGGTGAGGGTAACATTCGGATTCCTCACATTCTGATTTCAATTCTGTGGCAGGAGCACCCTAATGATTCACTGCAAAGGTTTAAACCACTGGGCGAGGCCGCCTGACAGGTTCCTGCAGAAGTGGAAGAGGGAGGGCGAATCCAAGCAGAAACTTTAGTTTAGCAATGCGTTTTCTGGAATGAAACTTTTGCTACCCTGCAGTTCCTCCTCCTTTCTTTGTTGTGAAATCTGTGTGCACTCCTTTTGTTTGACTGTGGCTAAACTCAACATGTGTGAGAAACCGTCTCACACATGATGCTTGAATTCCTTTCTATTTCTTGTAAAGGGGGAGTTCTCATTACCAATTTTTGTCCACTCAATTGCCAGCGATATATgattgattgaaaatctttattCATCTGAATGACAGCTTGTGATCAAGCAAACATTATGCTTACAACCAtctcattttcaatttaaagcAAATATAGGAAATACATTGTGGGACTTGATGCTAATTTGCATAAGAATCTGGGTTTTAATTCATCAGGAGAGAATAAATGTACCAGTAAACGGATGTATAAAACTAGACTTTGAATCACCTGTCATGTTTGTgagatttttttcctcaaaaatgtgaaatttctgATTTATATGCTTTAGAATTTGCAAATCCCGTAATTGATAAATAAGTGAGTTTTAATGCCACAAATTCTAGTTACTGCTTTTTGTGCCTAACTAAAGGATGTTCTAtgcctttttttcattcttaatTTAGGGTATCATTGAGTTAAACGGACTTATAATAAAACTTGATTGTGTACTTTGGTGGGAAGGTTTCCTTTGATCGATCTAATCTACATCCtccagaggacatgaagttctTGCTCCTGTTATTTGTTGTAGAGTTTTCATGTCTAATATATATtccaaatttgttttattttaaaaactttaaaaaggtcatttttgacAATCTGGctttgaagaaagaaagaaaaagacatttttcattagaaaaacaaaaaaaaagcaaagtataAAGTGAGGAAGTTGCCAATTAAACATAACCCCTTgggatttttcctctttttatgtgtgtgtttgtgagtttcCTGGAACAGTCCCGTGTGGTTTCCTTGATCTTACTTTAATGATGTGGGTACTTGCTGGGTTTTCCTACCCAGTGAGCTTGAGATGAGTGTTCCCACAGGAGAAGTTGCTGCCAGTCGCTCCACTTCATTTACGCGAGCATCTTGTGCTCAtcatttttcccccctttgCTCACTGTGCCATGTATTTTTGCTGACTCCCAGAGAACAAGGGTGGAGTTTGGAGgtaaacaaaactaagcaaCCTCTGCTACGCACCCAAAGCTCCACCTCTAATCTACCTACCTGGACTTGCTGGGCTTGTTGGAGCTCACGCCCACACCTGTTTGCATTGGCACCTGTCACACAGAAAAGGCTTTCCCCCTGCGCTCACGGGCCAGTCGCTTGGACGCATCAGCTGTGTGGACGTTGTTCTGCTGGCTTTTAAGATAGCAGGTATGTACTGCATCCAGTTTCACTTCTTCTAGACTTTTCAGAGTAACGGTTTACAGGCTGAAATAACGATTATTGCTGCTTGCACTCTGATTTCTTTTTAGAGGATTCTGTTAGTGGCTGCTATACGCCAGGCTTCCCTCACATGCTTTTGCTTTTCATCAATCATTTATCCTGTTTGGACTGTTGTGTTTAAGCCAGAATAAACTGCCACTAATATCCAGGGCAGTCTCCAGGGGGTGTTTGGAATTGAACTCACAGCCTTAGGAGTTTTACTGTAAATGCTAATGAGTGTGTTCTCGTTTTGAGCAGTTTTGTAGAGCCTGAAGTCTGATTTTTCACTGAGTTTGTCAAGAGTTTTAAGGATGATTGTTACTGAAGAACTGTAGACCTATTGCTTGAATAATATAGATGCACTGTAGAACCGTCAGATGTTTGTTACATTGACTCACATTTAGGCGAAAGCAGTGTTTTTGGAAAGTGGTTGGACCGGATGATCTGCATGTCTAGAAGATGAGCTCCAGGAATGCTTGGCAGAGAAAATGCGTGTGAATGGGAGTggtaaaaagacagaaaaactatTCACAAAGTGGCTGATTTAATATACACTGTGTAGTTTGATAAAAATCACACACTTTCTCTTCACCAGATGCTTGACCCTGATATTTCTATTTTCAGGTGGCCTAAAAAGAAAGCTGAAGATAAACAACCGGAATAACCATGTCAAAAGGTGAGAGGACTAACCAGGAGGTGGACGGTTTTCTAAAATGAAAGCAGTCATGCCTCATTAGGCCTTTATTTAATCTATCAATACTACCCGTATGTAAACCAACCCCAGTTTCTACTCTATCTTAAAAAACCCTTCATGTTTTTTCAATTATatacaaaattattattttgtgctttagtaatttctatatttttattaaatgtaattaagtttctttctgaatattttttttgtttttttgttttgctagaCACAAATTATATATCAAGCTGAAACAAAATCATTGCATCCTTATATgcaattggcactaaaatgtgaacaaaagcCAAAGTCTTTCAATAAAAACTCCAaactattctgtttttaaatatatattagttttcaatcaaaattgAAGCATGGTTTTGTCCAGATTCCATCTAATTCTTTCTCTAATGAGGTGAATTACCAAAATACTCCAGCCCTTCTGTGACCCTTTGTGGACCACGAGTCAAAacgtttgcccacccctgagtTAAGCTAAAAGTATGCTGTCGTCGCTTAaggcaggcatgtccaaagtccggatCATTGGCCGTATTTGGCCCACGTTAAATCTTCTAtcacaaaatcaaaaataaccACTTTTCTAAGAtatgatttcttgattgtggttgGCTAAATTTTGTAATAAGCCATTGTAAACCTGCAGCGACAACCTCTAGCTACTTGACCTTAAGAGCCTCAAGGGCCaaacaaatttgtttctgtgataaaaatgactgttttgtacttctgaataagctaaatatttgttttattttcctgttcacatgATTACGTTTACAGTCAACATttgattgtgaaaaaaatgtaaaatattttatatgcgtccagatttaatgttgacaaaaaaaattacagacagacttttcattttttatatataattctGGTGTTCAGATATCAAATTCACAGCCATTTGggtaaaaatttattttgttatatttctgttttatgtgaagaaatgaaaagtatacCATTGCCAAACATTATCTTTAAATAGTTTATTTGTAGGTTattattttagaaagaaaataaatattgtgtCTCATTCATGTGCATATTCCTCTATCAGAGGGAAACAGAGACACCGTGCTTGACAACATTAAAGTACGAACCAAGCtgaagccagatgccagctggaTGCAGCCACGGGACACAACTCGACCCACAACTTCAGAGGAGGAGAAACCATGGTAACATCCATTTATTTACCTCAAACCATTGTTCTGTTGGTGCCATTTGTTACACAAAGCCCCGACCCACGTGCTGCTTGCAGGTTGGCAGAGGTCAGAGCTCGCCGTTtgaacggagcccccaccagtCCAATTTCTTCACCCGTAAGCTCCACCCCACCTCCCCTGACAGCTGACACTGAAATGTAAATACCCTTTCCAAATGTCACCAGCTTATCTGTCATGGTCTTTAGAATATGAACGCTGATAACGaatctttatttgaaaacagCAAAGCACCAACAGAAGGATACCTGATCAGGTAAAGGAATTTGAGGTTGCAACACATCAATGGAATCTAGCTGCAATGGAAAGATCAGACtaaaaatgatttcattttggatttttagaGGTGTTTTTACTAAAGTGGAAAAGCCTGCTTCTCCCCCACCCCCTAATGGCATCAGGTACAATCCTCTTTGGACAGAAAAGaacctaaaaaaaatcttcttcataaataatcttttttttaatgtttttattatccCAGCACAACAAGACATTTCTCGAAAAAACCCTCAGAGACCTACAAGTTAATGTGAGTATCTCGTTAGGATTTTGCTGCTTACTGCTGGTGGCTGGTGATTTTATTTCGCTTCTGTTTCTCAGAGCCCCCCACACTGTGAGGTCCACTTCACGCCCAGAGGACAGCCTGCTCagcccagaggagctggagaaacGGTGGGCGAGCGCTCACAAGCAGAAGCTACCCGTCCGTGAAACGCATTGCATTAACATCACAATGATTCATCTTGCAGGAGGGAGGCAGCCAGCAGTGTTTTGAAAAGTTCTTCGGTCAGGAAGCGGTCTTATGTGCTCTCTGCTGCTAAGAAATATGAGTATGTTTCAAATGTGTTTGGGATGATGAGACTTTCTACATGTCTGTTGATTACAATAATTTGGGTTTTATCACTCTTAGAGCGAAAGAGGCATCACCTGATCCATCACCAGATGGGAACAGTCCATCATTTGTGGCTAAAAAGTAAAAGTCatttctgttgtattttaatcTTCCAGTGGGATTTACAAATTAAGACCTTTTTACGTTTGCTGCATGTTCAGGGTGGAGGTCATTGACGATGAGGGAACTGCAGCTCCAGCTCCTGCCAGCTCTGCGTCACCATCCCCTCTTAGTGCAGAAACATCTGCCTCACCTGAGCCCAAACCGCGGACAACGTAAGTCCTGCGCCACATCTCTGAGTCCACCGCACGAGCCAGCCGTGGATCAATGCGCTTTAGTTTTCTAATTATCCATGTGGTTTACAGAAGCAGCCCTGTAGGGAAGACAACTGCCGATCCAGTCGTTAATAAGCCAGTGATTCCAAAGGTGGAGGAGACAAAGCAGGAGACCCCAAAGACAGACCTGCTTGGAAACTGGAAACCAGATTCTAAGAATGTGGTCACCGCTGTGCTTGTCGATGTGGCCTCTAGTGACCTACAATCAGATGACCCAGGCAGTTCTGACACCTCACTAATTGGTGCTTTGCCAACATTGAAAGCTGCAGCATCTCCGGCCCCGACTTCTGCTGAGCCAGGATCAGATGCCCCGGCTTCAGGGGCCAGAGAAACACCTGTTCCCCACCCACGTTTGCCACAATTGCCCACATCAGCATCCCCTGCACCTGTGAAATCAGCTGTAACTCCAACTGGATCAAAGCCAGCTGTCTCAGAACTCGCAGTGGAGACAAAATCAGCACCTGTTGCTGAACCTGAACCTAAACCCGAACCACCGCCTGAGCCTAAACCAAATCCTGAACCTAAAGTGGAACCACAGCCCCAGCCTGTGGTGCCCAAACCAAAGCCTGAACCTAAAGTGGAACCACAGCCTGAGCCTGTGGTGCCCAAACCAAAGCCTGGACCTAAAGTGGAGCCACAGCCCGAGCCTGTGGTGCCCAAACCAAAGCCTGGACCTAAAGTGGAGCCACAGCCCGAGCCTGTGGTGCCTAAACCAAAGCCTGAACCTAAAGTGGAACCACAGCCTGAGCCTGTGGTGCCCAAACCAAAGCCTGGACCTAAAGTGGAACCACAGCCTGAGCCTGTGGTGCCCAAACCAAAGCCTGGACCTAAAGTGGAGCCACAGCCCGAGCCTGTGGTGCCCAAACCAAAGCCTGGACCTAAAGTGGAGCCACAGCCCGAGCCTGTTGTGCCTAAACCAAAGCCTGAACCTAAAGTGGAGCCACAGCCCGAGCCTGTTGTGCCTAAACCAAAGCCTGAACCTAAAGTGGAGCCACATCCCGAGCCTGTTGTGCCTAAACCAAAGCCTGAACCTAAAGTGGAGCCACAGTCTGAGCCTGTGGTGCCTAAACCAAAGCCTGAACCTAAAGTGGAGCCACAGCCCGAGCCTGTTGTGCCTAAACCAAAGCCTGAACCTAAAGTGGAGCCACAGCCCGAGCCTGTTGTGCCTAAACCAAAGCCTGAACCTAAAGTGGAGCCACATCCCGAGCCTGTTGTGCCTAAACCAAAGCCTGAACCTAAAGTGGAGCCACAGTCTGAGCCTGTGGTGCCTAAACCAAAGCCTGAACCTAAAGTGGAGCCACAGCCCGAGCCTGTTGTGCCTAAACCAAAGCCTGAACCTAAAGTGGAGCCACAGCCCGAGCCTGTTGTGCCTAAACCAAAGCCTGAACCTAAAGTGGAGCCACATCCCGAGCCTGTGGTGCCTAAACCAAAGCCTGAACTTAAAATGGAGCCACAGCCCCAGCCCGTGGTGCCTAAACCAAAGCCTGAACCTAAAGTGGAGCCACAGTCTGAGCCTGTGGTGCCTAAACCAAAGCCTGAACCTAAAGTGGAGCCACAGCCCGAGCCTGTTGTGCCTAAACCAAAGCCTGAACCTAAAGTGGAGCCACAGCCCGAGCCTGTTGTGCCTAAACCAAAGCCTGAACTAAAACCTGAAACAGAAGCGAAAAAAGAGCCAACATCTGAATCAGCACCAAAAACAAGGTCTGATTTCACAAACTCACATTTTTCCATGTTTTGCTGCACAATGTTTGTGATGGATAAGTAATTAGCTGTTATACATTCAGTACCTACAGAGTTGTTACACTCCTCTTTAAATCTACTTATTTCTCCATcacataacacaaaaaaaaattattcatttttgtcaaaatgtcaCAACAATAACATTTGTGCTGCCATTTGCACCTATGAAACCTAACAGAAGACACGCTTCATTTTAGTACTCAAGTTACATTTAtcatttaacacacacacaaaaattatttaaacccataaaagtaaaagtatttaTAGTGCTGCTGGGTAAATATCTGCATCTCACTCAGTTGCTCCACAGGATAATGAACTAGTTTAGAGGTAAATGTGTTTTCCAGTTGGTGTCATTAGTGTTATTCTTAGTGCATTTGCTCTCAGTCTCTAACATGTGCGACTGTAAGCTGCAGCCtctttattctccttttattTCCACAGCTCCTCCTTTGATGTGCTCACAGCTCTTTCCGACACCCTGATTTCTTTAAACTCAGATTCATCCAGGTATTTCcaatgttttctaaaataattcttttctttaaagcagCACAAGCCCAGAGGATTTTGTGTCTTTATTATATGCATTTTGTTGTTGCATCTATATTATTTCTAGCTTTCCGGATAAAATCAGATTATAATAACCATAAACAATTTATGGAATAGcatgatattttaaaaaatgcttattttAGGTTGATGTTATTTGAACAAACCCTGCGTATTTAATAATTTCTTcgtatattttatttaactaaaattGTAGCTTGTGAAAAACACTAACTTCCTGCTCTATATGCTCTATATCTATAAAGTTCACATAGATAAAGAGACgttagaaataaaagtttggGGCAGTCTGCAGACCTGAAGAACTCACCAcatcatcaattttttttacatttatcataAATAAGTTTTGAGACAAATGAAGTCTatcatgactttttaaattaGAGGAGGAGATTTCAGCAAGTTCACACGGAAGTCAGAGCTCCTAATGTTTAGGGAAAGGACATTGTCTTGGATCATGAGGTGCTATCAGCATGTTATCAGCCGGGCTTGTTTTGGGAGGGTCTTCCGTTTTAGGATGATCATGAAAACACAAGTTTGGTTTGCAGAGCTGTGTGCAAACAAACCATTTGACCTTTGGAATTATGTCCTTTGGACAAAAGAAACCAGAGTTGGGGCTTTTTGGTGGTTATGCACAGCTCCATGTTTCACACAAACATACTTACACACTTATATTGTTGAAGGGTGattgtgttgtttgttttaggCATACATTCCACTGAAGAGGACATGATGAAATGCAATTGGATGAAATGGTCAAACTAAAAGATGGAATCCTTTTTTATGCTGCTggctgtgtttttctgttcccTCTGCATCTGCAGGGCTGAAAAGGAT contains:
- the znf185 gene encoding zinc finger protein 185 isoform X2 is translated as MSKEGNRDTVLDNIKVRTKLKPDASWMQPRDTTRPTTSEEEKPWLAEVRARRLNGAPTSPISSPVSSTPPPLTADTEIKAPTEGYLIRGVFTKVEKPASPPPPNGISTTRHFSKKPSETYKLIAPHTVRSTSRPEDSLLSPEELEKRREAASSVLKSSSVRKRSYVLSAAKKYEAKEASPDPSPDGNSPSFVAKKVEVIDDEGTAAPAPASSASPSPLSAETSASPEPKPRTTSSPVGKTTADPVVNKPVIPKVEETKQETPKTDLLGNWKPDSKNVVTAVLVDVASSDLQSDDPGSSDTSLIGALPTLKAAASPAPTSAEPGSDAPASGARETPVPHPRLPQLPTSASPAPVKSAVTPTGSKPAVSELAVETKSAPVAEPEPKPEPPPEPKPNPEPKVEPQPQPVVPKPKPEPKVEPQPEPVVPKPKPGPKVEPQPEPVVPKPKPGPKVEPQPEPVVPKPKPEPKVEPQPEPVVPKPKPGPKVEPQPEPVVPKPKPGPKVEPQPEPVVPKPKPGPKVEPQPEPVVPKPKPEPKVEPQPEPVVPKPKPEPKVEPHPEPVVPKPKPEPKVEPQSEPVVPKPKPEPKVEPQPEPVVPKPKPEPKVEPQPEPVVPKPKPEPKVEPHPEPVVPKPKPEPKVEPQSEPVVPKPKPEPKVEPQPEPVVPKPKPEPKVEPQPEPVVPKPKPEPKVEPHPEPVVPKPKPELKMEPQPQPVVPKPKPEPKVEPQSEPVVPKPKPEPKVEPQPEPVVPKPKPEPKVEPQPEPVVPKPKPELKPETEAKKEPTSESAPKTSSSFDVLTALSDTLISLNSDSSRAEKDSAPLSNTEPLTDDLLGFNDSLKESEVPVPPSPGRWSQDLFSELHSGSNPMGIICEFQTKTNVAVDPERSSIREAEEKQTDETAEETQSSADPFDPYPIGTTSHSSPSDLLRPDISISSSSTSSMVTKSLNTEKNNALRSLADNIIPINTDTSSSQQPGNTSPPQQTNTEEESQEARAEEEEEEEQSVETVIMFERKSNENDSPWDKWTSPTVYEVYDSEDEEEEERSVTSSAAVVKEEKRVVTPEPKKGLVLVKEYVNVSEMQNSRDQTNGDSDYLTSSSATYSYSSPSNYSRVSQSSACTYCGEQVGNDAKISIDHLNIHCHSSCFKCGECSKPMGDLLLNMFIHAGKVHCDSCYANVI
- the znf185 gene encoding zinc finger protein 185 isoform X3, whose amino-acid sequence is MSKEGNRDTVLDNIKVRTKLKPDASWMQPRDTTRPTTSEEEKPWLAEVRARRLNGAPTSPISSPVSSTPPPLTADTEIKAPTEGYLIRGVFTKVEKPASPPPPNGISTTRHFSKKPSETYKLIAPHTVRSTSRPEDSLLSPEELEKRREAASSVLKSSSVRKRSYVLSAAKKYEAKEASPDPSPDGNSPSFVAKKVEVIDDEGTAAPAPASSASPSPLSAETSASPEPKPRTTSSPVGKTTADPVVNKPVIPKVEETKQETPKTDLLGNWKPDSKNVVTAVLVDVASSDLQSDDPGSSDTSLIGALPTLKAAASPAPTSAEPGSDAPASGARETPVPHPRLPQLPTSASPAPVKSAVTPTGSKPAVSELAVETKSAPVAEPEPKPEPPPEPKPNPEPKVEPQPQPVVPKPKPEPKVEPQPEPVVPKPKPGPKVEPQPEPVVPKPKPGPKVEPQPEPVVPKPKPEPKVEPQPEPVVPKPKPGPKVEPQPEPVVPKPKPGPKVEPQPEPVVPKPKPGPKVEPQPEPVVPKPKPEPKVEPQPEPVVPKPKPEPKVEPHPEPVVPKPKPEPKVEPQSEPVVPKPKPEPKVEPQPEPVVPKPKPEPKVEPQPEPVVPKPKPEPKVEPHPEPVVPKPKPEPKVEPQSEPVVPKPKPEPKVEPQPEPVVPKPKPEPKVEPQPEPVVPKPKPEPKVEPHPEPVVPKPKPELKMEPQPQPVVPKPKPEPKVEPQSEPVVPKPKPEPKVEPQPEPVVPKPKPEPKVEPQPEPVVPKPKPELKPETEAKKEPTSESAPKTSSSFDVLTALSDTLISLNSDSSRAEKDSAPLSNTEPLTDDLLGFNDSLKESEVPVPPSPGRWSQDLFSELHSGSNPMGIICEFQTKTNVAVDPERSSIREAEEKQTDETAEETQSSADPFDPYPIGTTSHSSPSDLLRPDISISSSSTSSMVTKSLNTEKNNALRSLADNIIPINTDTSSSQQPGNTSPPQQTNTEEESSQEARAEEEEEEEQSVETVIMFERKSNENDSPWDKWTSPTVYEVYDSEDEEEEEREMQSETEPALSYDLFKVR
- the znf185 gene encoding zinc finger protein 185 isoform X1, which gives rise to MSKEGNRDTVLDNIKVRTKLKPDASWMQPRDTTRPTTSEEEKPWLAEVRARRLNGAPTSPISSPVSSTPPPLTADTEIKAPTEGYLIRGVFTKVEKPASPPPPNGISTTRHFSKKPSETYKLIAPHTVRSTSRPEDSLLSPEELEKRREAASSVLKSSSVRKRSYVLSAAKKYEAKEASPDPSPDGNSPSFVAKKVEVIDDEGTAAPAPASSASPSPLSAETSASPEPKPRTTSSPVGKTTADPVVNKPVIPKVEETKQETPKTDLLGNWKPDSKNVVTAVLVDVASSDLQSDDPGSSDTSLIGALPTLKAAASPAPTSAEPGSDAPASGARETPVPHPRLPQLPTSASPAPVKSAVTPTGSKPAVSELAVETKSAPVAEPEPKPEPPPEPKPNPEPKVEPQPQPVVPKPKPEPKVEPQPEPVVPKPKPGPKVEPQPEPVVPKPKPGPKVEPQPEPVVPKPKPEPKVEPQPEPVVPKPKPGPKVEPQPEPVVPKPKPGPKVEPQPEPVVPKPKPGPKVEPQPEPVVPKPKPEPKVEPQPEPVVPKPKPEPKVEPHPEPVVPKPKPEPKVEPQSEPVVPKPKPEPKVEPQPEPVVPKPKPEPKVEPQPEPVVPKPKPEPKVEPHPEPVVPKPKPEPKVEPQSEPVVPKPKPEPKVEPQPEPVVPKPKPEPKVEPQPEPVVPKPKPEPKVEPHPEPVVPKPKPELKMEPQPQPVVPKPKPEPKVEPQSEPVVPKPKPEPKVEPQPEPVVPKPKPEPKVEPQPEPVVPKPKPELKPETEAKKEPTSESAPKTSSSFDVLTALSDTLISLNSDSSRAEKDSAPLSNTEPLTDDLLGFNDSLKESEVPVPPSPGRWSQDLFSELHSGSNPMGIICEFQTKTNVAVDPERSSIREAEEKQTDETAEETQSSADPFDPYPIGTTSHSSPSDLLRPDISISSSSTSSMVTKSLNTEKNNALRSLADNIIPINTDTSSSQQPGNTSPPQQTNTEEESSQEARAEEEEEEEQSVETVIMFERKSNENDSPWDKWTSPTVYEVYDSEDEEEEERSVTSSAAVVKEEKRVVTPEPKKGLVLVKEYVNVSEMQNSRDQTNGDSDYLTSSSATYSYSSPSNYSRVSQSSACTYCGEQVGNDAKISIDHLNIHCHSSCFKCGECSKPMGDLLLNMFIHAGKVHCDSCYANVI